Below is a window of Hydrogenimonas thermophila DNA.
CAAGGTCGTAACCAGTAAATATGGGTTTAAGATTACAAGCATCAGCCTGCCAAAACTCTACTCTATCTACAACTTTTGCTAGTCTTTTTGGCAATGTAGCCTCTTTATATTCAACCAACTCTCCTTCAGTTGTAATTGTATAGCGAATAGATCCATCTTTTCGCATTCTTTCAGCCATTTCAATAAAGCGGGCAGAAAAGTCTAAACCTGTAACACTCTCAAATGATGTTGCCAACTCAAGTGTGCTTCGTCCTATTGCACATCCTACATCCAGTGCTTTTTTACGAGGTTTTCCCTCTGTTACTTCTATACAAATTTTTGCACAACGTTTTGGATAGTTTTCTATGCCAAAGTATCTATCACCCCATCCAAATTCACAATATTGACTTACCTGAGTATCACTCTCATAACCTGATGAGTTTATTTTTTCTTTGTAACTGCTTTCAACATATCTAAATCCTGCGTGCTGAAAGAAGTGTCGTCTAAAAGCGTAACGGGAAGATGCCAATATCTCATTTCCGGTACTTATGAAAGAGCCACCTTTGATGAGGTTATGACGATTATCAAATGTTGGTGTTGAGAAGTCATCATAAATTGGATGTATCTTAAACCCGTTAAAAGGATAGATTGGAGTTTCAGTCCATTGCCATACATTACCGATGACATCATAAAAATTTCCAAAAGAAAATTGTGTAACAGGGCAGGCTGAAGCGTAGTGTTCTAGGTTTATGTTTGCAGGAGCTTTTTCATCCCATTTTGAGACATCAGGAACATTGCAATACTCTTTTAGTCTATACCACTCATCCTCTACTGGAAGGCGAATCGGTTTTCCTTTTTTTGCACTAAGCCAGTTGCAAAAAGCTTTTGCTTCGTGGTAGTTTACATCAACAGGCCAATCAAGCGGCATATCTACTATCTCTGTCAATGTACGGTAGCGGTACTCATTTTTAAAAGGTATCCAAAAGATTGGATGTTTCGCTTTTTTAAAATTTCGCCAAGCCAATCCTTCCTCTTCCCACCAAAGATCATTTTCATATCCGCCATCTTTGACAAACTCCATAAACTCACCATTGCTTACCAGATATTTTGAAGCTTTAAAATCTGGAATGACTGTTTTATGTTTACCATACTCATTATCCCAGCCATAGTAGTCATCACTCTTATATTTTCCTATCTCAATCTCTCCACCGGGAACAAAGAGTAGTTCATTTTCAGGTGCTTTGCCACTTACATTGCATTTAGACCATTCAGGTTGTGGCAAAACTAGAGATATGTCAGTTTGTCTAATAAGTACAGAAGAGGTTTCTATGTGGATTCGTTCGTGTTCTATTCCCATTAAGATGATCCACCAAGGTGAATCCCAAGTTATAGGAAGCTCTAGTGGTAAAGTATTGATCAGGTTATCGACAACTTCTCTTACTCTGTTGCGGTATAAGCGTGTCTCTTCTACACTTGGCCATTCATAGTGATCATCATTCAGATCATCCCAACTCATCTCATCTACACCTATGGCAAATATTGATTCCATTTTGGCATTTATGCGGGTATCGATGATTTTAGAAAGTATAAGTTTATTGATAAAAAATACAGCAGTATGCCCAAAGTAAAATATGTGTGGGTGTCTTAAAGGTTCAGGTCGGTTATAAAATGCTTCATCATTTCTTAGCATTGAAAAGAGAGATTCAAATGTATCAAATGTTCTATGAAATGATTTTTTTATTAATTGACGTAAATTTTCAGGATTTTTCTGTTTCAAAAGCAGGGGTCTTAGCAATATTTTATTCAAAGCTTAAGCCTTTTTTAAGTTAATGTTAACATTAAAGGGGTTAAAATGGTTATTTTAACAAAATAAAAAGGGGAAAAATTAATATGTTGCGAATTATAGTGATTTTAGCTCTATTTTTAACTATTCCTTTAACCGCAAAAATTGCTCCGAAACGACCAAGTGATGTATATGCTTATGCAATGCTTCTGAAAAAAGAGGTTGAATATTTAAGAAAAAAAGCTGGAATAGATAGCCCTTTTCCTGTTGTAACTATAGATAGAAACAAACAGCCTCGACATGTTATTCAAAAGGCACTTGAAATTCTTTCAAAAATAAATAGATATAGATTAAATAATAATTATGGAGCTATTACTATTCCTCCATATCCTCCTCGTGAAATTACTCCACAGGATGTTTATGATATTGTTAGACGTCTTGATGGTGAAGTTCGTATATTTATAGATAATAATAAATTTTTGGAAAGATTGAAAGTAGAACATTTTGAAGGT
It encodes the following:
- the ovoA gene encoding 5-histidylcysteine sulfoxide synthase; the protein is MNKILLRPLLLKQKNPENLRQLIKKSFHRTFDTFESLFSMLRNDEAFYNRPEPLRHPHIFYFGHTAVFFINKLILSKIIDTRINAKMESIFAIGVDEMSWDDLNDDHYEWPSVEETRLYRNRVREVVDNLINTLPLELPITWDSPWWIILMGIEHERIHIETSSVLIRQTDISLVLPQPEWSKCNVSGKAPENELLFVPGGEIEIGKYKSDDYYGWDNEYGKHKTVIPDFKASKYLVSNGEFMEFVKDGGYENDLWWEEEGLAWRNFKKAKHPIFWIPFKNEYRYRTLTEIVDMPLDWPVDVNYHEAKAFCNWLSAKKGKPIRLPVEDEWYRLKEYCNVPDVSKWDEKAPANINLEHYASACPVTQFSFGNFYDVIGNVWQWTETPIYPFNGFKIHPIYDDFSTPTFDNRHNLIKGGSFISTGNEILASSRYAFRRHFFQHAGFRYVESSYKEKINSSGYESDTQVSQYCEFGWGDRYFGIENYPKRCAKICIEVTEGKPRKKALDVGCAIGRSTLELATSFESVTGLDFSARFIEMAERMRKDGSIRYTITTEGELVEYKEATLPKRLAKVVDRVEFWQADACNLKPIFTGYDLVFAGNLIDRLYDPAKFLNDIGKRINSGGMLILTSPYTWLEEFTPKQKWLGGFKQDGEPVKSIDGLKSHLKDSFKLIETRDIEFVIRETARKFQHSVAQMSIWEKI